The genomic DNA AGGTAGCGCCACAGGGGAATGCCCACCAGGCGCGCCGCGCCGTCCACGGTCTCCACGTCGGACAGGCGGATGGAGGAGCCCGCCACGTAGCAGAGCACCGCGAAGGTACTGGCCGCGATGATGGTGGGCATGATGGCCAGGCCGTCCAGGCCGTCGGTGATGTTGACGGCGTTGGAGGTGCCCACCACGACGACCCAGGCGAACAGCACGTAGAACCAGCCGAAGTCCGGGTTGAAGCGGTGCGTGGGCACGAAGGGCAGCGTGAGGCGCGTGTCGATGAGCAGCCGGGGCCCCGTGAAGGCGCCGTCCGGCCCCGTCCACGTGCACATGAAGCCAAAGACGGCCACGAGGAAGAAGACGGTCTGCAGCACCATCTTGTAGCGGCCCGCGAGCCCCTTGGAGTTGCGCTTGGACAGCTTGAGCCAGTCATCCAGGAAACCGATGAAGCCGTAGCCCAGGGTGAGCAGCAGCGCCGCCCACACCGCGCGGCTGCGCAGATCCGCGAAGATGAACGTGCCCACCGCGATGCACAGGAGGATGAGCGCCCCGCCCATGGTGGGCGTGCCCTTTTTCTTCTTGTGGGTGTCCGGCGTGTCCTCGCGCACGTTGCTCTGCCCGTGCTGCTTGAGCCGCAACGCCGCGATGAGCCGGGGACCCACGAGCATGCCCAGCAGGAGCGAGGCCACGCCCGCCGCGATGATGCGGAAGGTGGGGTAGCGCAGGAAGTTGAGCAGCCGCCCCGCGTCCGTGTCCTTGAGCCACTCGTAGAGGAGGATGAGCACCTAGTGGCCCCCCGCCGTCGGAGTCACTCCGGTGAGACCCGCCACCACGCGCTCCAGCCGCATCCCGCGGCTCGCCTTGACCAGCACCACATCCCCCGCCTTGAGCTTCGATTGGAGCCACGCCAACAGGGGCTCCACCTCGGTGAAATGCGCGGCCCGGTCGCCCAGGCCGGCCGCGTCCAGGCCCTGGCGTGAACGCGGTCCGAAAAATGCCACCAACTCCGCCCGGCTCGCCGCGAGCCCGCCCAGCCGCGCGTGCTCCTCCAGCTCGCCGGGCCCCAGCTCCAGCATGTCGCCGAGCACCGCCACGGCCCGTCCTC from Melittangium boletus DSM 14713 includes the following:
- the mraY gene encoding phospho-N-acetylmuramoyl-pentapeptide-transferase; its protein translation is MLILLYEWLKDTDAGRLLNFLRYPTFRIIAAGVASLLLGMLVGPRLIAALRLKQHGQSNVREDTPDTHKKKKGTPTMGGALILLCIAVGTFIFADLRSRAVWAALLLTLGYGFIGFLDDWLKLSKRNSKGLAGRYKMVLQTVFFLVAVFGFMCTWTGPDGAFTGPRLLIDTRLTLPFVPTHRFNPDFGWFYVLFAWVVVVGTSNAVNITDGLDGLAIMPTIIAASTFAVLCYVAGSSIRLSDVETVDGAARLVGIPLWRYLGVPQVPGGAELSIFCASIVGAGISFLWFNAYPASVFMGDIGSLALGGALGGLAVLSKNEVVSAIIHGVFFAEILSVMIQVTSFKLTGKRVFKMAPVHHHFELKGIAEPKIIVRFWIVAILCGGVALLSLKLR